From Drosophila nasuta strain 15112-1781.00 chromosome X, ASM2355853v1, whole genome shotgun sequence, one genomic window encodes:
- the LOC132795348 gene encoding plastin-3 isoform X3 encodes MIDEFKSKQRTAHQGKLNLEEFETLCLDLKSKDVASTFKTVVSKKENLETLGGMSSISSEGTTHSVRLEEQLAFSDWINSNLGHDKDLQHLLPIDAEGKRLYQSIKDGILLCKIINHSCPDTIDERAINKKNLTVYREFENLTLALVSSQAIGCNIVNIDAHDLAKGKPHLVLGLLWQIIRIGLFSHITLDSCPGLAGLLFDNERLEDLMKMSPEAILLRWVNHHLERAGISRRCTNFQSDIVDSEIYSHLLKQIAGNEADVNLDALRESDLQQRAEIMLQQAAKLNCRSFLTPQDVVNGVYKLNLAFVANLFNNHPGLDKPEQIEGLESIEETREEKTYRNWMNSMGVAPHVNWLYSDLADGLVIFQLFDVIKPGIVNWSRVHKRFTPLRKFMEKLENCNYAVDLGKQLKFSLVGIAGQDLNDGNATLTLALIWQLMRAYTLSILSRLANTGNPIIEKEIVQWVNTRLADAGKQSQLRNFNDPAIADGKIVIDLIDAIKEGSINYELVRTSGTQEDNLANAKYAISMARKIGARVYALPEDITEVKPKMVMTVFACMMALDYVPNMDSVDQNSVNHNNSN; translated from the exons ATGATCGATGAGTTCAAGAGCAAACAGCGTACCGCACATCAGGGCAAACTCAATTTGGAGGAGTTCGAGACGCTGTGTCTGGATCTCAAGTCCAAGGATGTGGCGAGCACATTCAAGACTGTCGTATCGAAAAAGGAGAATCTGGAGACGTTGGGCGGCATGTCGAGCATATCATCCGAGGGCACCACGCACTCGGTGCGTCTCGAGGAGCAGCTAGCGTTCTCCGATTGGATCAACTCGAATCTGGGCCACGACAAGGACCTGCAGCATTTGTTGCCCATCGATGCGGAGGGCAAGCGTCTCTATCAGTCGATCAAGGACGGCATCTTGCTGTGCAAGATCATCAATCACTCCTGCCCCGACACCATCGATGAGCGCGCCATCAACAAGAAGAACCTCACCGTCTATCGCGAATTTGAGAATCTGACGCTGGCGCTCGTCTCATCGCAAGCCATCGGCTGCAACATTGTCAACATCGATGCCCACGATCTGGCCAAGGGTAAACCGCATCTGGTGCTCGGTCTGCTCTGGCAGATCATTCGTATCGGTCTCTTCAGTCACATTACCCTGGACAGCTGCCCCGGATTGGCTGGCCTGCTGTTCGACAACGAACGTCTCGAGGATCTGATGAAAATGTCACCGGAGGCGATCCTGTTGCGCTGGGTCAATCATCATTTGGAGCGGGCGGGCATCTCGCGTCGTTGCACCAACTTCCAGTCGGACATTGTCGATTCGGAGATCTATTCGCATTTGCTGAAGCAGATTGCCGGCAACGAGGCTGATGTCAATTTGGATGCATTGCGTGAATCCGATCTGCAGCAGCGTGCCGAGATTATGTTGCAACAGGCGGCCAAGCTCAACTGTCGCAGCTTCCTCACGCCTCAGGATGTGGTGAACGGTGTCTACAAGCTGAACTTGGCGTTCGTGGCCAATCTGTTCAACAATCATCCCGGTCTCGACAAGCCCGAGCAGATCGAGGGACTCGAATCCATTGAGGAGACGCGCGAGGAGAAAA CTTATCGCAACTGGATGAACTCGATGGGCGTGGCGCCCCATGTCAATTGGCTGTACTCTGATTTGGCCGATGGCCTCGTCATCTTCCAGCTGTTCGATGTGATCAAGCCGGGCATCGTGAACTGGAGCCGTGTGCACAAACGTTTCACGCCGCTGCGCAAGTTCATGGAGAAGCTGGAGAACTGCAATTATGCCGTCGATCTGGGCAAACAGCTCAAATTCTCGCTGGTCGGCATCGCCGGACAAGATCTTAACGATGGCAATGCCACGCTCACATTGG CTCTCATTTGGCAGCTGATGCGCGCCTACACATTGTCGATACTCTCGCGTTTGGCCAACACCGGCAATCCGATCATCGAGAAGGAGATTGTGCAGTGGGTGAACACACGTCTCGCCGATGCCGGCAAACAGTCGCAGTTGCGCAACTTTAACGATCCGGCCATTGCCGATGGCAAGATTGTTATCGATCTGATCGATGCCATCAAGGAGGGTAGCATTAACTACGAGTTGGTGCGCACCAGCGGCACCCAGGAG GATAATCTGGCCAATGCCAAGTATGCCATATCGATGGCGCGCAAGATTGGCGCACGCGTCTATGCGCTGCCCGAGGATATTACCGAGGTGAAGCCCAAGATGGTGATGACCGTCTTTGCCTGCATGATGGCGCTCGATTATGTGCCCAACATGGACAGCGTCGATCAGAACAGCGtcaatcacaacaacagcaattga
- the LOC132795348 gene encoding plastin-1 isoform X2 has translation MATLNKFTKTLSIDEKAEIKEKFTELDANKDGFIDLIELKDALNQVGFKLAGYQVREMIDEFKSKQRTAHQGKLNLEEFETLCLDLKSKDVASTFKTVVSKKENLETLGGMSSISSEGTTHSVRLEEQLAFSDWINSNLGHDKDLQHLLPIDAEGKRLYQSIKDGILLCKIINHSCPDTIDERAINKKNLTVYREFENLTLALVSSQAIGCNIVNIDAHDLAKGKPHLVLGLLWQIIRIGLFSHITLDSCPGLAGLLFDNERLEDLMKMSPEAILLRWVNHHLERAGISRRCTNFQSDIVDSEIYSHLLKQIAGNEADVNLDALRESDLQQRAEIMLQQAAKLNCRSFLTPQDVVNGVYKLNLAFVANLFNNHPGLDKPEQIEGLESIEETREEKTYRNWMNSMGVAPHVNWLYSDLADGLVIFQLFDVIKPGIVNWSRVHKRFTPLRKFMEKLENCNYAVDLGKQLKFSLVGIAGQDLNDGNATLTLALIWQLMRAYTLSILSRLANTGNPIIEKEIVQWVNTRLADAGKQSQLRNFNDPAIADGKIVIDLIDAIKEGSINYELVRTSGTQEDNLANAKYAISMARKIGARVYALPEDITEVKPKMVMTVFACMMALDYVPNMDSVDQNSVNHNNSN, from the exons TTGGATGCCAACAAGGATGGCTTCATCGATCTGATCGAGCTGAAGGATGCCCTCAATCAGGTGGGCTTCAAGCTGGCCGGCTATCAGGTGCGCGAGATGATCGATGAGTTCAAGAGCAAACAGCGTACCGCACATCAGGGCAAACTCAATTTGGAGGAGTTCGAGACGCTGTGTCTGGATCTCAAGTCCAAGGATGTGGCGAGCACATTCAAGACTGTCGTATCGAAAAAGGAGAATCTGGAGACGTTGGGCGGCATGTCGAGCATATCATCCGAGGGCACCACGCACTCGGTGCGTCTCGAGGAGCAGCTAGCGTTCTCCGATTGGATCAACTCGAATCTGGGCCACGACAAGGACCTGCAGCATTTGTTGCCCATCGATGCGGAGGGCAAGCGTCTCTATCAGTCGATCAAGGACGGCATCTTGCTGTGCAAGATCATCAATCACTCCTGCCCCGACACCATCGATGAGCGCGCCATCAACAAGAAGAACCTCACCGTCTATCGCGAATTTGAGAATCTGACGCTGGCGCTCGTCTCATCGCAAGCCATCGGCTGCAACATTGTCAACATCGATGCCCACGATCTGGCCAAGGGTAAACCGCATCTGGTGCTCGGTCTGCTCTGGCAGATCATTCGTATCGGTCTCTTCAGTCACATTACCCTGGACAGCTGCCCCGGATTGGCTGGCCTGCTGTTCGACAACGAACGTCTCGAGGATCTGATGAAAATGTCACCGGAGGCGATCCTGTTGCGCTGGGTCAATCATCATTTGGAGCGGGCGGGCATCTCGCGTCGTTGCACCAACTTCCAGTCGGACATTGTCGATTCGGAGATCTATTCGCATTTGCTGAAGCAGATTGCCGGCAACGAGGCTGATGTCAATTTGGATGCATTGCGTGAATCCGATCTGCAGCAGCGTGCCGAGATTATGTTGCAACAGGCGGCCAAGCTCAACTGTCGCAGCTTCCTCACGCCTCAGGATGTGGTGAACGGTGTCTACAAGCTGAACTTGGCGTTCGTGGCCAATCTGTTCAACAATCATCCCGGTCTCGACAAGCCCGAGCAGATCGAGGGACTCGAATCCATTGAGGAGACGCGCGAGGAGAAAA CTTATCGCAACTGGATGAACTCGATGGGCGTGGCGCCCCATGTCAATTGGCTGTACTCTGATTTGGCCGATGGCCTCGTCATCTTCCAGCTGTTCGATGTGATCAAGCCGGGCATCGTGAACTGGAGCCGTGTGCACAAACGTTTCACGCCGCTGCGCAAGTTCATGGAGAAGCTGGAGAACTGCAATTATGCCGTCGATCTGGGCAAACAGCTCAAATTCTCGCTGGTCGGCATCGCCGGACAAGATCTTAACGATGGCAATGCCACGCTCACATTGG CTCTCATTTGGCAGCTGATGCGCGCCTACACATTGTCGATACTCTCGCGTTTGGCCAACACCGGCAATCCGATCATCGAGAAGGAGATTGTGCAGTGGGTGAACACACGTCTCGCCGATGCCGGCAAACAGTCGCAGTTGCGCAACTTTAACGATCCGGCCATTGCCGATGGCAAGATTGTTATCGATCTGATCGATGCCATCAAGGAGGGTAGCATTAACTACGAGTTGGTGCGCACCAGCGGCACCCAGGAG GATAATCTGGCCAATGCCAAGTATGCCATATCGATGGCGCGCAAGATTGGCGCACGCGTCTATGCGCTGCCCGAGGATATTACCGAGGTGAAGCCCAAGATGGTGATGACCGTCTTTGCCTGCATGATGGCGCTCGATTATGTGCCCAACATGGACAGCGTCGATCAGAACAGCGtcaatcacaacaacagcaattga
- the LOC132795348 gene encoding plastin-1 isoform X1, protein MADIMNIEQQQTLEEFKQNLEELIPDLDANKDGFIDLIELKDALNQVGFKLAGYQVREMIDEFKSKQRTAHQGKLNLEEFETLCLDLKSKDVASTFKTVVSKKENLETLGGMSSISSEGTTHSVRLEEQLAFSDWINSNLGHDKDLQHLLPIDAEGKRLYQSIKDGILLCKIINHSCPDTIDERAINKKNLTVYREFENLTLALVSSQAIGCNIVNIDAHDLAKGKPHLVLGLLWQIIRIGLFSHITLDSCPGLAGLLFDNERLEDLMKMSPEAILLRWVNHHLERAGISRRCTNFQSDIVDSEIYSHLLKQIAGNEADVNLDALRESDLQQRAEIMLQQAAKLNCRSFLTPQDVVNGVYKLNLAFVANLFNNHPGLDKPEQIEGLESIEETREEKTYRNWMNSMGVAPHVNWLYSDLADGLVIFQLFDVIKPGIVNWSRVHKRFTPLRKFMEKLENCNYAVDLGKQLKFSLVGIAGQDLNDGNATLTLALIWQLMRAYTLSILSRLANTGNPIIEKEIVQWVNTRLADAGKQSQLRNFNDPAIADGKIVIDLIDAIKEGSINYELVRTSGTQEDNLANAKYAISMARKIGARVYALPEDITEVKPKMVMTVFACMMALDYVPNMDSVDQNSVNHNNSN, encoded by the exons atggctgatattatgaatattgagcagcagcagactcTCGAGGAGTTCAAGCAGAATCTGGAGGAATTGATACCCGAT TTGGATGCCAACAAGGATGGCTTCATCGATCTGATCGAGCTGAAGGATGCCCTCAATCAGGTGGGCTTCAAGCTGGCCGGCTATCAGGTGCGCGAGATGATCGATGAGTTCAAGAGCAAACAGCGTACCGCACATCAGGGCAAACTCAATTTGGAGGAGTTCGAGACGCTGTGTCTGGATCTCAAGTCCAAGGATGTGGCGAGCACATTCAAGACTGTCGTATCGAAAAAGGAGAATCTGGAGACGTTGGGCGGCATGTCGAGCATATCATCCGAGGGCACCACGCACTCGGTGCGTCTCGAGGAGCAGCTAGCGTTCTCCGATTGGATCAACTCGAATCTGGGCCACGACAAGGACCTGCAGCATTTGTTGCCCATCGATGCGGAGGGCAAGCGTCTCTATCAGTCGATCAAGGACGGCATCTTGCTGTGCAAGATCATCAATCACTCCTGCCCCGACACCATCGATGAGCGCGCCATCAACAAGAAGAACCTCACCGTCTATCGCGAATTTGAGAATCTGACGCTGGCGCTCGTCTCATCGCAAGCCATCGGCTGCAACATTGTCAACATCGATGCCCACGATCTGGCCAAGGGTAAACCGCATCTGGTGCTCGGTCTGCTCTGGCAGATCATTCGTATCGGTCTCTTCAGTCACATTACCCTGGACAGCTGCCCCGGATTGGCTGGCCTGCTGTTCGACAACGAACGTCTCGAGGATCTGATGAAAATGTCACCGGAGGCGATCCTGTTGCGCTGGGTCAATCATCATTTGGAGCGGGCGGGCATCTCGCGTCGTTGCACCAACTTCCAGTCGGACATTGTCGATTCGGAGATCTATTCGCATTTGCTGAAGCAGATTGCCGGCAACGAGGCTGATGTCAATTTGGATGCATTGCGTGAATCCGATCTGCAGCAGCGTGCCGAGATTATGTTGCAACAGGCGGCCAAGCTCAACTGTCGCAGCTTCCTCACGCCTCAGGATGTGGTGAACGGTGTCTACAAGCTGAACTTGGCGTTCGTGGCCAATCTGTTCAACAATCATCCCGGTCTCGACAAGCCCGAGCAGATCGAGGGACTCGAATCCATTGAGGAGACGCGCGAGGAGAAAA CTTATCGCAACTGGATGAACTCGATGGGCGTGGCGCCCCATGTCAATTGGCTGTACTCTGATTTGGCCGATGGCCTCGTCATCTTCCAGCTGTTCGATGTGATCAAGCCGGGCATCGTGAACTGGAGCCGTGTGCACAAACGTTTCACGCCGCTGCGCAAGTTCATGGAGAAGCTGGAGAACTGCAATTATGCCGTCGATCTGGGCAAACAGCTCAAATTCTCGCTGGTCGGCATCGCCGGACAAGATCTTAACGATGGCAATGCCACGCTCACATTGG CTCTCATTTGGCAGCTGATGCGCGCCTACACATTGTCGATACTCTCGCGTTTGGCCAACACCGGCAATCCGATCATCGAGAAGGAGATTGTGCAGTGGGTGAACACACGTCTCGCCGATGCCGGCAAACAGTCGCAGTTGCGCAACTTTAACGATCCGGCCATTGCCGATGGCAAGATTGTTATCGATCTGATCGATGCCATCAAGGAGGGTAGCATTAACTACGAGTTGGTGCGCACCAGCGGCACCCAGGAG GATAATCTGGCCAATGCCAAGTATGCCATATCGATGGCGCGCAAGATTGGCGCACGCGTCTATGCGCTGCCCGAGGATATTACCGAGGTGAAGCCCAAGATGGTGATGACCGTCTTTGCCTGCATGATGGCGCTCGATTATGTGCCCAACATGGACAGCGTCGATCAGAACAGCGtcaatcacaacaacagcaattga